From Glycine soja cultivar W05 chromosome 4, ASM419377v2, whole genome shotgun sequence, the proteins below share one genomic window:
- the LOC114409045 gene encoding F-box protein AFR, which translates to MAAVGDEKEQEELIPGLPYEIAELCLLHVPYPYQALSRSVSSTWNRAITHPSFIFSKKTLSRPHLFVLAFHSQTGKIQWQALDPSSGRWFVLPQMPLQENSCPTEFACAALPHQGKLFVMAGGGGGSDTLVYRAATNQWALAAPMPGGRKRGFFAAEGVEGKIVAVGRSGTDIYDPESDTWREGKKQGGELKRYEVVAAGGKVYVSEGWWWPFMYRPRGWVYETEKDTWREMGVGMRDGWSGVSVAVGGRVFVIAEYGDAPVRVYDEEQDTWRYVKGGSFPRDVIKRPFLATGLDNRIYVASYNLNVAIGKMKSDRIQGKGDFEVSVTWEVVEAPSAFREFSPCTCQVLYA; encoded by the coding sequence ATGGCGGCTGTGGGAGACGAAAAGGAGCAGGAGGAGCTTATTCCTGGCTTACCCTACGAAATTGCAGAGCTGTGTCTTCTTCACGTTCCGTACCCTTACCAAGCTTTGTCGCGCTCTGTTTCGTCGACGTGGAACAGAGCAATAACGCacccttcttttattttctccaaGAAGACCCTCTCCCGTCCTCACCTCTTCGTTCTCGCGTTTCATTCACAAACTGGGAAAATCCAGTGGCAGGCGCTCGACCCTTCCTCGGGGCGCTGGTTCGTTTTACCGCAGATGCCCTTGCAGGAAAACTCCTGCCCCACGGAGTTCGCGTGCGCGGCGCTGCCGCACCAGGGGAAGCTCTTCGTCATGgccggcggcggcggcggttCAGACACCCTCGTCTACCGCGCCGCCACGAACCAGTGGGCTCTGGCGGCGCCCATGCCGGGAGGGAGGAAGAGGGGCTTCTTCGCGGCGGAGGGAGTGGAGGGAAAGATCGTAGCAGTCGGGAGAAGCGGCACGGACATCTACGATCCGGAGAGCGACACGTGGCGGGAGGGGAAGAAGCAGGGGGGGGAGCTGAAGAGGTACGAGGTTGTGGCGGCGGGAGGGAAGGTGTACGTGAGCGAGGGGTGGTGGTGGCCGTTCATGTACCGTCCACGGGGGTGGGTGTACGAAACGGAGAAGGACACGTGGCGGGAGATGGGGGTTGGAATGAGGGACGGTTGGAGCGGGGTGAGTGTGGCGGTGGGGGGAAGGGTTTTCGTGATAGCGGAATACGGGGACGCGCCGGTTAGGGTGTACGACGAGGAGCAGGACACGTGGCGCTACGTGAAAGGAGGGAGCTTTCCGAGGGACGTTATAAAGAGACCGTTTTTGGCGACGGGTTTGGACAACAGAATCTACGTGGCATCGTACAATTTAAACGTTGCAATTGGAAAGATGAAGAGTGATAGAATCCAAGGGAAAGGTGATTTTGAGGTTAGTGTGACGTGGGAGGTTGTGGAGGCGCCGTCTGCTTTCCGCGAATTCTcaccttgtacttgtcaagtgCTCTATGCTTGA
- the LOC114409046 gene encoding uncharacterized protein LOC114409046 codes for MCLVFVCGEDERVVSRQPAPGACPYCRGMIQAMDVESQWNFCFLPLYSKTKRRYYCTMCTRKLVLQ; via the coding sequence ATGtgtttggtgtttgtgtgcgGGGAAGATGAGAGGGTGGTGTCAAGGCAGCCAGCACCGGGGGCCTGTCCTTACTGCAGAGGGATGATCCAAGCTATGGACGTAGAGAGTCAGTGGAATTTCTGTTTCCTACCTTTGTATTCTAAGACCAAGCGCAGGTATTACTGCACCATGTGCACCAGAAAACTCGTCCTTCAGTAA
- the LOC114409048 gene encoding putative peptidyl-tRNA hydrolase PTRHD1 → MTLLGTALSISVIRVTLTHLRAPSFSNRASRLSSNSMSQSAATADPNAIATTNDAPSQPENADVVVQYVVLRRDLIDTWPLGSVVTQGCHASVSAVWSNKEDPFTVDYCSPDKIDSMHKVTLEVKGEPQIKNLSEKLTAGGIIHKLWIEQPENIPTCLATKPYPKSSVSSYFKKLKLCYPKEQFPMHVSAAFSKVSQKLQISH, encoded by the exons atgaCGTTGTTAGGTACTGCACTGTCTATCAGTGTGATTAGGGTTACACTTACCCATTTACGCGCGCCTTCTTTCTCCAACCGGGCGAGTCGACTCAGCTCCAACTCAATGAGTCAATCCGCCGCCACCGCCGACCCCAACGCTATTGCGACAACGAATGACGCGCCGTCGCAGCCTGAAAACGCGGATGTTGTGGTGCAGTACGTGGTGCTCCGGCGAGACCTGATCGACACTTGGCCGCTAGGGAGCGTGGTCACTCAAGGTTGTCACGCTTCTGTTTCGGCCGTTTGGTCCAACAAAGAAGATCCTTTCACCGTTGATTATTGCAGCCCCGATAAAATTGATTCCATGCACAAA GTTACACTTGAAGTAAAGGGAGAACCCCAGATCAAAAACTTGTCTGAGAAGCTTACAGCTGGTGGGATTATTCACAAACTGTGGATTGAACAACCTGAAAACATACCTACGTGCCTTGCCACAAAACCTTACCCCAAGTCAAGCGTTTCTTCGTATTTTAAGAAGTTGAAACTCT GTTATCCAAAAGAGCAGTTTCCCATGCATGTAAGTGCTGCATTCTCTAAGGTCTCTCAAAAATTGCAAATATCTCATTGA